A single window of Archangium gephyra DNA harbors:
- a CDS encoding aerotolerance regulator BatE yields MNAITAILVATLMGQAYYSPEEAQLLFQQANESFLKQDYTAAREGYEKLLSRGFGGPDIHYNLGTTYLSQGDLGRAVLAFERSRKAGGEGPDLEANLSMARAQQLDKVVGSAPEEPFVQRLVAATSGNLVAWLFLGTWLMGFAFLVLFQVLRPGNRAWAAVVGGLLVAASVPSGALLAAHVWVHETLHEAVVLAPTLRAREFPKEEAKVAFEVHPGLKVRVMEDTGRYVRIRLPNGLEGWAEREGVSEI; encoded by the coding sequence GTGAACGCCATCACCGCCATCCTCGTGGCCACGCTCATGGGGCAGGCCTACTACTCGCCCGAGGAGGCCCAGCTCCTCTTCCAGCAGGCCAACGAGTCCTTCCTGAAGCAGGACTACACCGCCGCGCGCGAGGGCTACGAGAAGCTGCTCTCGCGCGGCTTCGGGGGCCCGGACATCCACTACAACCTGGGCACCACGTACCTGTCGCAGGGAGACCTGGGGCGCGCGGTGCTCGCCTTCGAGCGCTCGCGCAAGGCCGGGGGTGAGGGGCCCGACCTGGAGGCCAACCTGTCGATGGCTCGCGCCCAGCAGCTCGACAAGGTGGTGGGCTCCGCGCCCGAGGAGCCTTTCGTGCAGCGCCTGGTGGCGGCCACGAGCGGCAACCTGGTGGCATGGCTCTTCCTCGGGACGTGGCTGATGGGCTTCGCCTTCCTGGTGCTCTTCCAGGTGCTGCGCCCGGGGAACCGGGCCTGGGCCGCCGTGGTGGGCGGCCTGCTGGTGGCCGCGTCGGTGCCCTCCGGCGCCCTGCTGGCCGCGCACGTCTGGGTGCATGAGACGCTGCACGAGGCCGTGGTGCTCGCGCCCACGCTGCGCGCCCGGGAGTTCCCCAAGGAGGAGGCGAAGGTGGCCTTCGAGGTGCACCCCGGGTTGAAGGTGCGCGTCATGGAGGACACGGGGCGCTACGTGCGCATCCGCCTGCCCAATGGCCTGGAGGGCTGGGCCGAGCGCGAGGGTGTGTCGGAGATATGA
- the fliB gene encoding flagellin lysine-N-methylase: MPTEPTLLRYMTRFRCIAERCEDTCCTGLKVPVSEPQWARMRAAVAGSPEESERLHQCITPNPGGATAEHAFVQMRPDGHCPLLDTERLCSLQRRHGDAVLPDICATFPRVVTRWGERVEVSGTLACPEVARLCLLEEDAVEPVPTPLEASHVPRPETARHIPLDTQDAWAFHAETVREALLRLLHRREYPLPSRLAMLGHLAHGLDGFYFRGTEAFRGDDREAAEARLGEVLQRFESPDVREAVHRDFMGLALPGGPCVGLFSSVLRARMAAGRGERFSTLARGVLESLGLQEGAPGDLDAAWRTYAERWRRLEALHGARVHQYFDNYATHFLWRSPLIDAPSLLAYVFRLALRVGLLRLTLVGHPRVAELCQEPSPTAESREQLDRAAVETFQLVAKHVEQAPDFLALGEGLVGAGRGADTLGKVLVFATF, translated from the coding sequence ATGCCCACCGAGCCCACCCTGCTGCGCTACATGACGCGCTTCCGCTGCATCGCGGAGCGCTGCGAGGACACCTGCTGCACGGGCCTGAAGGTGCCGGTGAGCGAGCCGCAGTGGGCCCGGATGCGGGCGGCGGTGGCGGGCAGCCCGGAGGAGTCGGAGCGCCTGCACCAGTGCATCACTCCGAATCCCGGCGGAGCCACCGCGGAGCACGCGTTCGTCCAGATGCGCCCGGATGGGCACTGCCCCTTGCTGGACACGGAGCGGCTCTGCTCGCTCCAGCGCCGCCACGGAGACGCGGTGCTGCCGGACATCTGCGCCACCTTCCCGCGCGTCGTCACCCGGTGGGGCGAGCGGGTGGAGGTCTCGGGGACACTGGCCTGCCCGGAGGTGGCGCGCCTGTGCCTGCTGGAGGAGGACGCGGTGGAGCCGGTGCCCACGCCCCTCGAGGCCTCACACGTTCCCCGTCCGGAGACGGCGCGGCACATCCCCCTCGACACTCAGGACGCCTGGGCCTTCCACGCGGAGACGGTGCGAGAGGCCCTGTTGCGGCTGCTGCACCGGCGCGAATACCCCCTCCCCTCGCGGCTCGCGATGCTCGGGCACCTGGCCCACGGGCTGGACGGCTTCTACTTCCGGGGGACGGAGGCCTTCCGGGGCGATGACCGTGAGGCGGCCGAGGCCCGGCTGGGTGAGGTGCTCCAGCGCTTCGAATCGCCGGACGTGCGGGAGGCGGTGCACCGGGACTTCATGGGGCTGGCGCTTCCGGGAGGCCCGTGCGTGGGCCTGTTCAGCTCGGTGCTGAGGGCGCGGATGGCGGCGGGCCGGGGCGAGCGCTTCTCCACGCTGGCCCGGGGCGTCCTGGAATCACTCGGGCTCCAGGAAGGCGCACCGGGAGACCTGGACGCGGCGTGGCGCACCTACGCGGAACGGTGGCGCCGCCTGGAGGCCCTGCACGGCGCGCGGGTGCACCAGTACTTCGACAACTACGCCACCCACTTCCTCTGGCGCAGCCCCCTCATCGACGCGCCGAGCCTGCTCGCGTACGTGTTCCGCCTGGCCCTGCGGGTGGGACTGCTCCGCCTGACGCTCGTGGGCCATCCCCGAGTGGCGGAGCTCTGCCAGGAGCCCTCCCCTACCGCCGAGTCGCGGGAGCAGTTGGACCGGGCGGCAGTGGAGACCTTCCAGCTCGTGGCGAAGCACGTGGAGCAGGCGCCGGATTTCCTCGCGCTCGGCGAGGGGCTCGTGGGCGCGGGGCGTGGCGCGGACACCCTGGGCAAGGTGCTCGTCTTCGCCACGTTCTGA
- a CDS encoding HEAT repeat domain-containing protein has translation MEQLRDELVDACSWGEEDRAREVVSRFGVEPRARAMLEAMLEEPDGLVRQAAVFGLGVLGGSASARRLEQQLALEEARGDYDGDSVVEEIIRALGRIEGADARAALVRKLERLAAAGSEPRDVNPVATALWKRRHPDLLPILRRTLEQMDPKDWGALEGLLVLLEKTPDELHAWACEPLVPVERKTRVLTVLEADLPDTLAATLPSFISAASFLVEEAVSQEGEASRYCDRLFSLLLRYREQVLSALMEEARTGLRTLARRLVASVDPGCALGAAVVLKHVGRPEDSALLDAHRPAEPALAKVFDEASRVLRGIPRG, from the coding sequence ATGGAGCAGTTGCGGGACGAGTTGGTGGACGCGTGCTCCTGGGGCGAGGAGGACCGGGCTCGCGAGGTGGTTTCGCGGTTCGGAGTGGAGCCGAGAGCCAGGGCCATGCTGGAGGCCATGCTGGAGGAGCCGGATGGGCTCGTGAGACAAGCAGCGGTATTCGGTCTGGGCGTCCTGGGTGGTTCCGCCAGCGCCAGGCGCCTGGAGCAGCAGCTTGCTCTCGAAGAGGCTCGGGGAGACTACGACGGGGACTCCGTTGTCGAGGAAATCATCAGGGCGCTGGGGCGGATCGAAGGCGCGGATGCTCGGGCCGCGCTCGTTCGGAAGCTCGAGCGACTGGCCGCGGCTGGATCGGAACCGCGAGACGTGAACCCGGTGGCAACCGCACTGTGGAAGAGACGCCACCCGGACCTCCTGCCCATCCTCCGGCGAACCCTGGAGCAGATGGACCCGAAGGACTGGGGGGCCCTGGAAGGATTGCTCGTGCTTCTGGAGAAGACTCCGGACGAGCTGCATGCATGGGCGTGCGAGCCCCTGGTCCCCGTGGAGCGCAAGACCCGAGTCCTCACGGTGCTGGAAGCGGATCTGCCAGACACACTAGCCGCCACGTTGCCCTCCTTCATCTCCGCGGCTTCCTTCCTGGTTGAGGAGGCGGTGAGCCAGGAAGGTGAGGCCTCCAGGTATTGCGACCGCCTCTTCTCCCTGTTGCTCCGGTACAGGGAGCAGGTCCTTTCCGCGCTGATGGAGGAGGCGCGCACCGGGTTGAGAACCCTGGCCCGGAGGTTGGTGGCCTCGGTCGACCCCGGTTGCGCTCTTGGCGCCGCGGTCGTGCTCAAGCATGTCGGGCGCCCGGAGGACTCCGCGCTTCTCGACGCCCACCGTCCAGCCGAGCCGGCCCTCGCCAAGGTGTTCGACGAGGCGTCACGAGTGCTGCGCGGCATCCCGCGGGGCTGA
- a CDS encoding poly(A) polymerase: MSQDRFQTSREVYHRIRWDPRFDAREFVIGYDAHGETMEEMPFGAFAPDGEIPWHRVWYFKRGHELVWDRRERIDRLSSLSFKTSEGVAPPPPPPPAPTSEAAPRFTPLPFHRYDARANTWVEAEPSVATEALPAPAELTVATFNVLFDLYDPELLATHRRTAATLSLLRSVDADIIALQEVTAPFLRALLEKQWVREHYFVSDGPEASTVEPYGQVLLSRFPFAALSQCVFSRDKRIIAGELALPGGSLWVATPHLTSDRDPVRGKARAAQVQALLEWARSLGDEGRESPDIALVGDFNFGDDAPEVQDFQRAGFVDAWTALRPGDAGYTFDPSRNTLAALTTTSGRRQRLDRVLVLSASGRLILQEVELFAEAPLSGPPGPGGDALFASDHFGLSCVLERRTASVLAPAPALPRVTPRPLTVPLVRQSCLVLVPPEEVWAPIQALRAVHDSKFERWMPHVTLLFPFVPEDSFGEAEALLSEALRDIEPFEVMLSGFGYFEHSSDVTAWLRPDDRPHGALEALHAALEKVFPRGESRGREPEFDFTPHLTVGQLPRAPAATIRRTLATWERDWRPIRFEVSDVCLTSKRGDGPFEVRRRVPLGGRPRSGASRFTPSGPVREVRSSAEEKDVLRAVLSARGAWSSAETRHARQAVVGRLEALCARAGAELLPYGSYLLGTDNAGSDVDAVAVGPASLSREDFAHTLTRLVAEQEGPASARFVADAALPLVKLSLDGVHFDVSYARRPEGVEPCPPTELLARYGERLDIPGFRSLNGWRDTQVLLDCVGHEGAGAERFRTVLRAVRSWAKARGVYSHALGYLGGLSWSVLVAWACTHAPREASRSDGGLLAYFFETFSAWQWPRPVTLTGETAGYRTSDRRDLMPVVAPALPPRNTARNVSRSTLQVLRDELSRACEVVRRARAEGTEAAWAALFEPVDLEREFPVRLRVSVEAPSPETRERAAGWVLGHLTALVYRLEADRGLFARPFPNAAPEGPFLIGLATRDPGGHEALSVRPGSPLARTMDEFRASFQEWSHRPAGAALSLELAPR, from the coding sequence ATGTCTCAGGACAGATTCCAGACCAGCCGCGAGGTGTACCACCGCATCCGGTGGGACCCCCGGTTCGACGCTCGTGAGTTCGTCATCGGTTACGACGCGCACGGCGAAACCATGGAGGAGATGCCCTTCGGGGCGTTCGCTCCCGATGGGGAAATCCCCTGGCACCGCGTCTGGTACTTCAAACGCGGTCACGAGTTGGTGTGGGACCGCCGCGAACGCATCGACCGGCTGTCCTCCCTCTCCTTCAAGACCTCGGAGGGGGTTGCACCTCCGCCTCCGCCGCCTCCTGCTCCCACCAGCGAGGCGGCTCCCCGCTTCACGCCGCTGCCGTTCCATCGCTACGACGCGCGAGCCAATACCTGGGTCGAGGCGGAGCCGTCTGTCGCCACCGAGGCGCTCCCTGCTCCCGCGGAGCTCACGGTCGCCACGTTCAACGTCCTGTTCGACCTGTATGATCCGGAGTTGCTCGCCACGCACCGGCGGACCGCCGCGACCCTCTCCCTGCTGCGCTCGGTCGATGCCGACATCATCGCCCTGCAGGAGGTCACCGCGCCCTTCCTCCGCGCGTTGCTCGAGAAGCAGTGGGTGCGTGAGCACTACTTCGTCTCGGATGGACCGGAGGCCTCCACCGTCGAGCCCTATGGCCAGGTCCTCCTCTCCCGCTTCCCGTTCGCCGCGTTGAGCCAGTGTGTCTTCTCCCGTGACAAGCGCATCATCGCGGGTGAGCTCGCTCTTCCGGGGGGCTCACTCTGGGTGGCCACGCCGCACCTCACGAGCGACCGCGATCCCGTGAGAGGCAAGGCGCGCGCTGCCCAGGTCCAGGCCCTCCTGGAGTGGGCCCGCTCTCTCGGGGACGAGGGCCGCGAGTCACCCGACATCGCGCTCGTGGGCGATTTCAACTTCGGTGACGACGCTCCCGAGGTCCAGGACTTCCAGAGGGCGGGCTTCGTCGATGCCTGGACGGCGCTGCGGCCCGGTGACGCGGGGTACACGTTCGATCCCTCCCGCAACACGCTCGCGGCGCTCACGACCACCTCCGGACGGCGCCAGCGCCTCGATCGTGTGCTCGTGCTTTCGGCCTCCGGACGGCTCATCCTGCAGGAGGTGGAGCTCTTCGCCGAGGCACCTCTATCGGGTCCTCCTGGCCCTGGAGGGGATGCGCTCTTCGCGTCGGACCACTTCGGGCTGAGCTGTGTGCTCGAGCGTCGCACCGCCTCCGTTCTGGCTCCGGCGCCCGCGCTCCCCAGGGTCACGCCCCGGCCGCTCACGGTGCCGCTCGTCCGTCAGTCGTGCCTGGTTCTCGTCCCTCCCGAGGAGGTGTGGGCTCCCATCCAGGCCCTGCGTGCGGTGCATGACTCGAAGTTCGAGCGGTGGATGCCCCACGTAACGCTGCTCTTCCCCTTCGTGCCCGAGGACTCCTTCGGCGAGGCGGAGGCGCTCCTCTCGGAAGCACTCCGGGACATCGAGCCCTTCGAGGTGATGCTCTCGGGCTTCGGGTATTTCGAGCACAGCAGCGACGTGACGGCCTGGCTCCGTCCGGATGATCGCCCGCACGGTGCACTCGAGGCCCTGCACGCCGCGCTCGAGAAGGTATTCCCCCGGGGCGAGTCGCGGGGCCGTGAGCCCGAGTTCGACTTCACTCCGCACCTGACCGTCGGACAGCTCCCGCGTGCTCCGGCCGCCACCATCCGGCGCACGCTCGCCACGTGGGAGCGGGATTGGCGCCCCATCCGCTTCGAGGTGAGCGACGTATGCCTCACCAGCAAGCGTGGCGATGGCCCGTTCGAAGTCCGCCGGCGCGTACCACTCGGCGGAAGGCCACGCTCCGGAGCCTCCCGCTTCACCCCTTCAGGCCCCGTCAGGGAGGTTCGTTCCTCCGCCGAGGAGAAGGACGTGCTCCGCGCCGTGCTGTCGGCTCGCGGGGCGTGGTCATCCGCCGAGACCCGGCACGCGCGTCAGGCGGTGGTGGGCAGGCTCGAAGCCCTGTGTGCCCGGGCCGGCGCGGAGCTCCTTCCGTATGGCTCGTACCTGCTCGGGACGGACAACGCCGGGAGTGACGTGGACGCGGTGGCGGTCGGGCCCGCGAGCCTCTCCCGCGAGGACTTCGCCCATACCCTCACCCGGCTCGTGGCCGAGCAGGAGGGTCCCGCGTCCGCGCGCTTCGTGGCCGATGCCGCTCTTCCCCTGGTGAAGCTGTCGCTCGACGGTGTGCACTTCGATGTGTCGTACGCACGCCGGCCCGAAGGCGTGGAGCCCTGTCCTCCGACGGAGCTGCTGGCGCGGTACGGCGAGCGGCTGGACATCCCTGGGTTCCGCTCGCTCAACGGGTGGAGGGATACACAGGTGCTGCTCGACTGCGTGGGACACGAAGGCGCGGGAGCCGAGCGCTTCCGCACCGTGCTTCGTGCCGTGCGCTCCTGGGCGAAGGCGCGTGGGGTGTACTCGCACGCGCTGGGTTACCTGGGCGGGTTGTCCTGGTCGGTGCTGGTGGCCTGGGCGTGTACGCACGCGCCTCGCGAGGCCTCGCGCTCGGATGGGGGACTGCTCGCGTACTTCTTCGAGACGTTCTCCGCCTGGCAGTGGCCCCGGCCCGTGACGTTGACCGGCGAGACGGCGGGTTACCGCACCAGCGATCGGAGGGACCTCATGCCGGTGGTGGCTCCCGCGCTGCCTCCGCGCAACACCGCGCGCAACGTGTCGCGCTCGACGCTCCAGGTGCTGCGCGACGAGCTCTCCCGGGCGTGTGAGGTGGTGCGGCGGGCTCGGGCCGAGGGAACGGAAGCGGCCTGGGCCGCGCTGTTCGAGCCGGTGGACCTCGAGAGGGAGTTTCCCGTGCGGCTGCGGGTCTCCGTCGAGGCTCCCTCGCCCGAGACGCGCGAGCGGGCCGCGGGCTGGGTGCTCGGGCATCTCACGGCGCTGGTGTACCGGCTGGAAGCGGACCGCGGGCTCTTCGCACGGCCCTTTCCGAACGCGGCGCCCGAAGGCCCCTTCCTCATCGGCCTCGCCACGCGAGACCCGGGGGGCCACGAGGCCCTGTCGGTCCGCCCGGGAAGCCCGCTCGCTCGGACGATGGACGAGTTCCGTGCGTCCTTCCAGGAGTGGAGCCACCGGCCTGCTGGGGCGGCGCTCTCCCTCGAGCTCGCCCCGCGCTGA
- a CDS encoding ABC transporter ATP-binding protein, producing the protein MIEAVDVAKVYRRGRTEVRALAGVSLTVPKGEFLSVMGPSGSGKSTLLNLLGALDVAGSGSLRIDGRELSRMKDDELSAFRRERLGFVFQFFNLMPTMTALENVMLPGLLSGRGQVELRRRAETLLETVGLGGRTHHRPDELSGGEMQRVAVARALLMEPAVLLADEPTGNLDSRTGAEVLRMLREATRERGLTVVMVTHDLKAAEVGDRIVRLADGLIVGDERVVHEQAA; encoded by the coding sequence ATGATCGAAGCCGTCGACGTGGCGAAGGTGTACCGGCGTGGACGCACGGAGGTGCGGGCGCTGGCGGGCGTGTCGCTGACGGTGCCGAAGGGGGAGTTCCTCTCGGTGATGGGGCCGTCGGGCTCGGGGAAGAGCACGCTGCTGAACCTGCTGGGCGCGCTGGACGTGGCGGGCTCGGGATCGCTGCGCATCGACGGGCGTGAGCTGTCGCGGATGAAGGACGATGAGCTGTCCGCGTTCCGCCGCGAGCGGCTGGGCTTCGTGTTCCAGTTCTTCAACCTGATGCCCACGATGACGGCGCTGGAGAACGTGATGCTGCCGGGCCTGCTGTCGGGCCGGGGGCAGGTGGAACTGAGGCGGCGGGCCGAGACGCTGCTGGAGACGGTGGGGCTGGGAGGCCGCACGCACCACCGGCCGGACGAGCTGAGCGGTGGAGAGATGCAGCGGGTGGCGGTGGCGAGGGCGCTGCTGATGGAGCCGGCGGTGCTGCTGGCGGACGAGCCCACGGGGAACCTGGACTCGCGCACGGGCGCCGAGGTGCTGCGGATGTTGCGTGAGGCCACGCGGGAGCGCGGGCTCACGGTGGTGATGGTGACGCACGACCTGAAGGCCGCCGAGGTGGGAGACCGCATCGTGCGTCTGGCGGACGGGCTCATTGTCGGCGATGAGCGGGTGGTGCACGAGCAGGCCGCCTGA